The sequence below is a genomic window from Candidatus Hydrogenedentota bacterium.
GGGGCCAACTATTTCGGGACCTGAAGGCGCGCGGCCTCAACGGCGTGGAGATGTTGATTTCCGACGCGCACGAAGGCATCCAGGCGGCGGCGCGGCGCTATCTGCAGGGAGTCTCCTGGCAGCGCTGCCGGATACACTTCATGCGCAACGCCATGGCGAAACTGGGCGGTTCGAAGGACAAGGCGCAGGTGGGTCGGGAACTCAAGGAGTTGTTCACGCTGTCGGAGAAGGAGCATTGCAGGCGCGCGGCGGAGGAGATGGCGGTCCGTTGGGCATCCAAATGCCCGGCGCTCTCCCAGCAGCTCCGGACCGGCTTCGAGGACTGCCTGACGGTCCACGACCTGCCCAACCGGCTAAAGCGCCGTCTGCATTCGACCAACA
It includes:
- a CDS encoding transposase translates to GQLFRDLKARGLNGVEMLISDAHEGIQAAARRYLQGVSWQRCRIHFMRNAMAKLGGSKDKAQVGRELKELFTLSEKEHCRRAAEEMAVRWASKCPALSQQLRTGFEDCLTVHDLPNRLKRRLHSTNMVERVMREIKRRSDAVNIFPNEASCDRLIGAHLMERQETWLCETKRYLDLDGRE